The genomic segment CTGTAATCATTCCTACATACAATCGTCTTTGGTGTCTTGCCAAAGGCGTAGAGTCGTGTCGCAACACTCAATGCTCCACTGAAATCATTGTGGTCGATGATGGTAGCACTGACGGTACTTGGGAATGGCTACAGACTCAACCCGATATCATTAGCCTGCGGCAGGAGAACTGGGGTAAAGGCTGGGCCGTAAATCGCGCCTTTGCGATCGCACAAGGCGAGTACGTGCGCTTTCTGGACTCAGATGATTGGCTCTGTCCGGGAGCGATTGATCGACAATTTGAACTGGCAATAGCGCAGGAAGCCGACGTAGTTGTTGGTGGCTACGAAATGTATTCAGAAGATGAGAAACTCCTGCATAAAGTTGACTGGACTGAGTGTGATGACTTTGTAGCTCAACAATTGGGAGAGTGTGACAGTTCTCATTACTCGGCTTATTTATTCCGTAAAGAATTTCTTAAAGATATTCCCCACCGCCCAGAGTTCGGTGCGCTTGATGACCGTCAGTTTGTCATTGAGGTTGCTATGGCAAACCCTAAGGTTGCCATCCATTCACAACCTATCCTTTGTCATCGTCATCATTCCCAAAGCCGCCTACAATTTCCCCAAGGAATGAGAGCAACAACTACAAATCTACATCATCTGACGATCTACAAGAAGTGCCTGAGCAAACTTGCTGAGAGAAATGAGCTAACTCCACGCCGCTGTAAAGCAGTTTGTCACATGCTCTGGCATTTGGCACATTGGATTGCGTATACCCACCTGGATGAAGCTTGTGAAGTTGCTGAGTGGATTTATCGCTTAGACGCTGATTTTCAACCCCCTCAACCTGGATTGCTCGGCAAGTTATACACTCACTTAGGGTTTCGCAATACTGAGAAAATTCTGCAATTTAGACGTAATACTTTGGCTTTATTTCGCCGCAACTCTGTGCCTAAACTGCATATATTTACAGCGTTAAATTAATAAGTCTAATCGTGGAATGGGTGCTACCAGAAATCGAAATGTAGATAGAAAGCTTATTATCGCCTATCAAGAAGCCGTGTCATGAAACCACTCAACCTTTTCTATGAAATACCGGACGGCGATCGCTGGCTACCATTAGACCGTTATCCCCGTCGCCTCATCCGCCGCCTCATGCGTGGCAAACCAAATCCTGGGGGTCAAACGCGGGTTTTTTTAAATCTCTGTGCAGGTTTAGATCGGCTTGGTATTTCTTACCGAGTCAATGACTATCGTTATATTCAAAAACATCCTGAAGAAGTTGCTTGTATTATCGGGAAGCCCCATGTTCTAGACAAGATTAAATGGAAAAACCCGATTGTATTTGGAGCCGCCGTCTTTTCACATCCCTGTGATGACCCTGAACTGCTAAATCGCTTACCCATCAGCAGAGTCTTGGTTCCTGGGGAATGGCATAGAAAAATGTTTGAACCCTACTACAGTGATAAAGTCCTCGCATGGCCTGTGGGAATCGACACAGATAAATGGGTACCTGTGCCGATTGATGAAAAAGATATAGATATCCTGCTATACGACAAAGTTCGGTGGGAGTATGACCGTTACGAAACTGAATTAATTTCTCCTATAAAATCCTGTCTGGAGAAGTGGGGTTTGAAAGTAGAAGTAATTCGCTATGGCTTCTATCGAGAAGAAGAGTTTCACTCTCTGCTAGGTAGAAGTAAAGCAATGGTATTTCTCTGTGAGCATGAAACTCAAGGTATTGCCTATCAACAGGCTCTCGCCTGTGGAGTTCCCATCCTAGCTTGGGATCGAGGTGGATT from the Microcoleus sp. AS-A8 genome contains:
- a CDS encoding glycosyltransferase, which gives rise to MTTNVSVIIPTYNRLWCLAKGVESCRNTQCSTEIIVVDDGSTDGTWEWLQTQPDIISLRQENWGKGWAVNRAFAIAQGEYVRFLDSDDWLCPGAIDRQFELAIAQEADVVVGGYEMYSEDEKLLHKVDWTECDDFVAQQLGECDSSHYSAYLFRKEFLKDIPHRPEFGALDDRQFVIEVAMANPKVAIHSQPILCHRHHSQSRLQFPQGMRATTTNLHHLTIYKKCLSKLAERNELTPRRCKAVCHMLWHLAHWIAYTHLDEACEVAEWIYRLDADFQPPQPGLLGKLYTHLGFRNTEKILQFRRNTLALFRRNSVPKLHIFTALN
- a CDS encoding glycosyltransferase, which codes for MKPLNLFYEIPDGDRWLPLDRYPRRLIRRLMRGKPNPGGQTRVFLNLCAGLDRLGISYRVNDYRYIQKHPEEVACIIGKPHVLDKIKWKNPIVFGAAVFSHPCDDPELLNRLPISRVLVPGEWHRKMFEPYYSDKVLAWPVGIDTDKWVPVPIDEKDIDILLYDKVRWEYDRYETELISPIKSCLEKWGLKVEVIRYGFYREEEFHSLLGRSKAMVFLCEHETQGIAYQQALACGVPILAWDRGGFWQDPSYFPDKIKFTSVSSVPYWDNRCGVKFNNISEFPPKAEEFLDKLNSHKFTPRDYILENLTLEKCAQRYLKILGEVQNCD